One Rattus rattus isolate New Zealand chromosome 12, Rrattus_CSIRO_v1, whole genome shotgun sequence genomic window carries:
- the Trim35 gene encoding tripartite motif-containing protein 35 isoform X1, protein MAALGFTSYFTTEIPHCGGTTDPSALDLNGLPRSWWRPGTTPPPGDPAQTGSGRVRALKKTFVIGWRHFSSPLFCGDNALRLGMKAATSVVMAAAPAMEPGPSVSPGPSRSFKEELLCAVCYDPFRDAVTLRCGHNFCRRCVSGCWEVQTTPSCPVCKERAVPGELRTNHTLNNLVETLLREEAEGARWTGRRSPRPCRAHRAPLTLFCVEDKELLCCACQADARHQEHRVQPIKDTAQDFRAKCKNMEHVLREKAKSFWALRRTYEAIAKHNEVQTTWLEGRIRDEFDKLRDFLRVEEQATVDAMKEESRKKHLLAEEKMKQLAEQTEALAREIERLQMEMKEDDMTFLMKHKSRKRRLFCTVEPAPLQPGLLMDACKYLESLQYRVWKKMLGSVESVPFSLDPNTAAGWLKVADDLTSVINHGYRVQVENPERFSSAPCLLGSQIFSKGSHSWEVDVGGLPSWRVGVVRVQAHAQAQAQADVGGEGHSHSCYHDTRSGFWYLCRTQGVDGDHCMTSDTATAPLVQAMPRRLRVELECEEGELSFYDSERHCHLYTFHAHFGEVRPYFYLGASRGDGPPEPLRICHLRVSIKEELDI, encoded by the exons ATGGCGGCCCTTGGCTTCACTTCCTATTTCACAACGGAAATCCCACACTGCGGTGGGACGACAGATCCTTCCGCGCTGGATCTAAATGGATTGCCTCGGAGCTGGTGGAGACCAGGAACCACACCTCCTCCGGGAGACCCCGCGCAGACCGGAAGTGGGCGGGTCCGAGCCCTCAAAAAAACATTCGTGATTGGCTGGAGGCACTTTAGCTCCCCGCTCTTCTGCGGGGACAACGCCCTCAGGCTAGGCATGAAGGCGGCTACATCGGTGGTGATGGCTGCTGCTCCTGCGATGGAGCCAGGCCCCTCTGTGTCCCCGGGGCCTTCGCGCTCCTTCAAAGAGGAGCTGCTGTGTGCCGTGTGCTACGACCCGTTCCGCGACGCAGTGACTCTGCGCTGTGGCCACAACTTCTGCCGCCGGTGCGTGAGCGGCTGCTGGGAGGTGCAGACGACGCCCTCGTGCCCGGTGTGCAAGGAACGAGCGGTGCCCGGGGAGCTGCGCACCAACCACACGCTCAACAACCTGGTGGAGACCTTGCTGCGCGAGGAGGCCGAGGGCGCGCGCTGGACCGGTCGCCGGTCCCCGCGCCCCTGCCGCGCGCACCGTGCCCCGCTCACGCTCTTCTGCGTGGAGGACAAGGAGCTGTTGTGCTGTGCCTGCCAAGCCGACGCCCGGCACCAGGAGCATCGTGTGCAACCCATCAAGGACACTGCGCAGGACTTCCGG GCCAAGTGTAAGAACATGGAGCACGTACTTCGGGAGAAAGCCAAGTCCTTCTGGGCTCTGAGGCGCACCTATGAGGCTATTGCCAAGCACAATGAG GTGCAGACCACTTGGCTAGAAGGCCGAATCCGGGATGAGTTTGACAAGCTCCGAGATTTCCTGAGGGTGGAGGAACAAGCCACCGTGGATGCCATGAAGGAAGAGAGCAGGAAGAAGCACCTGCTGGCTGAGGAGAAGATGAAGCAGCTGGCGGAGCAGACCGAGGCACTGGCTCGTGAGATTGAGCGTCTGCAGATGGAGATGAAGGAAGACGACATGACCTTCCTCATG aaacacAAGAGCCGAAAACGCCG GCTCTTCTGCACCGTGGAGCCAgcacctctccagcctggcttGCTTATGGACGCATGCAAGTATCTGGAGTCCTTGCAGTACCGAGTCTGGAAGAAGATGCTTGGGTCTGTTGAATCGG tGCCCTTCAGCTTGGATCCCAACACAGCTGCTGGCTGGCTCAAAGTGGCTGATGACCTCACGAGTGTCATCAACCATGGCTACCGTGTGCAGGTGGAGAATCCAGAGCGCTTCTCCTCGGCACCCTGCCTGCTGGGCTCTCAAATTTTCTCCAAGGGCTCCCACTCTTGGGAGGTGGATGTGGGTGGCCTGCCGAGCTGGCGAGTGGGCGTGGTTCGGgtgcaggcacatgcacaggcacaggctCAGGCTGATGTCGGTGGTGAGGGCCACTCACACAGCTGTTACCATGATACACGCTCAGGCTTCTGGTACCTGTGCCGCACGCAGGGTGTGGACGGAGACCACTGCATGACTTCCGACACAGCCACAGCCCCTCTGGTCCAGGCCATGCCGCGCCGTCTGCGTGTGGAGCTGGAGTGTGAGGAGGGTGAGCTGTCCTTCTATGACTCTGAGCGCCACTGCCATCTGTATACCTTCCATGCCCACTTTGGGGAGGTGAGGCCCTACTTCTACCTAGGGGCCTCTCGGGGTGATGGTCCCCCAGAACCTCTGCGCATCTGCCACCTGCGTGTCTCCATCAAAGAAGAGCTGGACATCTGA
- the Trim35 gene encoding tripartite motif-containing protein 35 isoform X2 yields the protein MAALGFTSYFTTEIPHCGGTTDPSALDLNGLPRSWWRPGTTPPPGDPAQTGSGRVRALKKTFVIGWRHFSSPLFCGDNALRLGMKAATSVVMAAAPAMEPGPSVSPGPSRSFKEELLCAVCYDPFRDAVTLRCGHNFCRRCVSGCWEVQTTPSCPVCKERAVPGELRTNHTLNNLVETLLREEAEGARWTGRRSPRPCRAHRAPLTLFCVEDKELLCCACQADARHQEHRVQPIKDTAQDFRAKCKNMEHVLREKAKSFWALRRTYEAIAKHNEVQTTWLEGRIRDEFDKLRDFLRVEEQATVDAMKEESRKKHLLAEEKMKQLAEQTEALAREIERLQMEMKEDDMTFLMALLHRGASTSPAWLAYGRMQVSGVLAVPSLEEDAWVC from the exons ATGGCGGCCCTTGGCTTCACTTCCTATTTCACAACGGAAATCCCACACTGCGGTGGGACGACAGATCCTTCCGCGCTGGATCTAAATGGATTGCCTCGGAGCTGGTGGAGACCAGGAACCACACCTCCTCCGGGAGACCCCGCGCAGACCGGAAGTGGGCGGGTCCGAGCCCTCAAAAAAACATTCGTGATTGGCTGGAGGCACTTTAGCTCCCCGCTCTTCTGCGGGGACAACGCCCTCAGGCTAGGCATGAAGGCGGCTACATCGGTGGTGATGGCTGCTGCTCCTGCGATGGAGCCAGGCCCCTCTGTGTCCCCGGGGCCTTCGCGCTCCTTCAAAGAGGAGCTGCTGTGTGCCGTGTGCTACGACCCGTTCCGCGACGCAGTGACTCTGCGCTGTGGCCACAACTTCTGCCGCCGGTGCGTGAGCGGCTGCTGGGAGGTGCAGACGACGCCCTCGTGCCCGGTGTGCAAGGAACGAGCGGTGCCCGGGGAGCTGCGCACCAACCACACGCTCAACAACCTGGTGGAGACCTTGCTGCGCGAGGAGGCCGAGGGCGCGCGCTGGACCGGTCGCCGGTCCCCGCGCCCCTGCCGCGCGCACCGTGCCCCGCTCACGCTCTTCTGCGTGGAGGACAAGGAGCTGTTGTGCTGTGCCTGCCAAGCCGACGCCCGGCACCAGGAGCATCGTGTGCAACCCATCAAGGACACTGCGCAGGACTTCCGG GCCAAGTGTAAGAACATGGAGCACGTACTTCGGGAGAAAGCCAAGTCCTTCTGGGCTCTGAGGCGCACCTATGAGGCTATTGCCAAGCACAATGAG GTGCAGACCACTTGGCTAGAAGGCCGAATCCGGGATGAGTTTGACAAGCTCCGAGATTTCCTGAGGGTGGAGGAACAAGCCACCGTGGATGCCATGAAGGAAGAGAGCAGGAAGAAGCACCTGCTGGCTGAGGAGAAGATGAAGCAGCTGGCGGAGCAGACCGAGGCACTGGCTCGTGAGATTGAGCGTCTGCAGATGGAGATGAAGGAAGACGACATGACCTTCCTCATG GCTCTTCTGCACCGTGGAGCCAgcacctctccagcctggcttGCTTATGGACGCATGCAAGTATCTGGAGTCCTTGCAGTACCGAGTCTGGAAGAAGATGCTTGGGTCTGTTGA